One stretch of Amycolatopsis sp. 195334CR DNA includes these proteins:
- a CDS encoding ABC transporter substrate-binding protein → MISALVACGDEPGPESSAKVTYLTSFSTFGRDAYAFVAQEKGIFAEAGLDVTINPGSGTVDVLKLVAGGRAHFGIGDLTGTMITVAKEKLPVTAVAAIHQRTVAAIIGLEGGGITEPTDLVGKRIGDPAGSTVGLMFPLYARAAGIDPGSVEFVPSAPPALPQLLVSGQVDGIGQFVVGRPLIEAAANGRTAVVLPYGDLLPDLYGNMLVTSRDLADRDPELVRRFSGALLEALRYSIENPEEAGRILQKYHPTQNAEVAAAEMRLMAGYTRPDGYTEPLGAVEESRVATVIDLLVEAQAIPGGSLRPADIVDHDLVPGAR, encoded by the coding sequence ATGATTTCGGCGCTCGTCGCCTGCGGGGACGAGCCGGGGCCCGAAAGTTCCGCCAAGGTCACCTACCTGACGTCGTTCAGCACGTTCGGGCGGGACGCGTACGCGTTCGTCGCGCAGGAGAAGGGGATCTTCGCCGAGGCAGGGCTCGACGTCACCATCAACCCCGGCAGTGGCACGGTGGACGTGCTCAAGCTGGTGGCGGGCGGGCGCGCGCACTTCGGCATCGGCGACCTCACCGGCACGATGATCACGGTGGCCAAGGAAAAGCTCCCGGTCACCGCGGTCGCGGCGATCCACCAGCGCACCGTCGCGGCGATCATCGGGCTCGAGGGCGGTGGCATCACCGAGCCCACCGACCTGGTGGGCAAGCGGATCGGTGACCCGGCCGGGTCGACCGTCGGGTTGATGTTCCCCCTGTACGCCAGGGCCGCGGGCATCGATCCCGGGTCGGTCGAGTTCGTGCCGTCCGCGCCGCCCGCCCTGCCGCAGCTGCTGGTGTCCGGGCAGGTCGACGGGATCGGCCAGTTCGTCGTCGGGCGGCCGCTGATCGAGGCGGCGGCGAACGGGCGCACCGCGGTCGTCCTGCCCTACGGCGACCTCCTGCCCGATCTGTACGGCAACATGCTGGTCACCTCGCGGGATCTGGCCGACCGCGACCCCGAGCTGGTGCGGCGGTTCAGCGGAGCGCTGCTCGAGGCGCTGCGGTACTCCATCGAGAACCCCGAGGAGGCGGGCAGGATCCTCCAGAAGTACCACCCGACGCAGAACGCGGAGGTGGCCGCCGCCGAGATGCGGTTGATGGCCGGGTACACGAGACCGGACGGGTACACCGAGCCGCTCGGCGCGGTCGAGGAGAGCCGGGTCGCGACGGTCATCGACCTGCTCGTGGAAGCACAGGCGATCCCCGGCGGGTCGCTGCGGCCGGCGGACATAGTCGACCACGACCTGGTGCCGGGCGCTCGATGA